One genomic window of Pecten maximus chromosome 3, xPecMax1.1, whole genome shotgun sequence includes the following:
- the LOC117323432 gene encoding aftiphilin-like isoform X11 has translation MSNFIPMVSSSPPPLEDGGGGFNEWDDEDDEFGTFATATVGNDFQAFSDEQSSADQWNNIPDTPPKSDFGKFADFSNFSSDSKIECMQNGDMIPEVVNNNTQSNDSKEGSADNCIKPGGMKLPLKTANDFVNSENIQEIPAVHSNDSNDHLSKMHKSQSDNLDSISSVISAGDSGLCSTDISPVPQSDDNVGLEDKSEESDLDDFGDFHSDSSMGREVLKGSIENIDVIEKQGGIGEMVNAENVEDKCKSTNSDNLVSNMMTGKSVNDQEIRTSHLNEDNMCESEQGTHDQVSPASHYENTKQYTSLSTSSTDTSKNYHSEKEESLPYTEDRKDSRPGQSKNETLTSDGDCCPDVNETSHFPDTKDGNSEAEENTVVDVDVGETCLDVDPNTMEDTPSVEDQGNTDNCGDIVSDKVKEHGHNDIASESSDLIRTGSTIKAVSDLEIGENQESIEENLKHSDSAAFDEADEHSETFRKVGDSETDCGFTEQSQEMKDSGFVFTDLSSSEEENSEKKEEETEAKLEENCDISKQTVDKNEEFVIDNEDFCEDSVSPGRKDEQDTENDNTKPEPPPVLCSDDEFDDFADFHSVSQFSVQDQSLTKSGDDSVSNRSTPKVDENKSVDKDDEDGAEFDDFADFHSGKPTENDVSESLPQTISNSNEKSSSDFNSGNCNDDDVDDDFDSFADFSSHFTSESSKNNSGTSTVLTDEVKSGSDGFNAFSSASAADGDNEEEDDWATFQAPPTPDQVGAGSNDDDFGEFEDFEHAVKPKGFSTSSSAGNFAAFKEPEPAVTKPVVKQTFCEVITSCFPESVVMDQEGTDNTPLLLDDCCHRDATPDDKSVTGPQIWGKLKSPNSTIQLSKLWSESHSNTKLFTTLRIDTRNILLGHRKPSVPMYAANLTLLEPTKGPTPPSEGKPDANKLVDTSKVDDKPASQPTVKALNWIF, from the exons ATGTCTAACTTTATCCCCATGGTATCATCTTCGCCCCCTCCTTTAGAAGATGGAGGAGGAGGGTTCAATGAATgggatgatgaagatgatgaatTTGGGACATTTGCAACTGCCACAGTTGGAAATGATTTCCAGGCCTTCTCTGATGAGCAGTCTTCAGCTGATCAGTGGAATAACATTCCAGACACACCTCCAAAAAGTGATTTTGGAAAATTTGCAGATTTCAGTAACTTTTCAAGCGACTCAAAGATAGAATGTATGCAAAATGGCGACATGATTCCGGAGGTAGTGAATAATAATACACAAAGTAATGATTCCAAAGAAGGTAGTGCAGATAATTGCATTAAACCAGGTGGTATGAAATTACCATTGAAAACAGCGAATGACTTTGTAAATAGTGAGAACATACAAGAAATTCCAGCAGTACACAGCAATGATAGTAATGATCATCTCTCAAAAATGCACAAAAGTCAGTCTGATAATTTAGACAGCATCAGTAGTGTAATATCTGCTGGGGACTCCGGTCTGTGTAGTACCGACATATCACCCGTCCCTCAGTCGGACGACAATGTAGGTCTGGAGGACAAGAGTGAGGAATCAGACCTAGATGACTTTGGAGATTTCCACTCAGATTCATCGATGGGCAGAGAAGTGTTGAAAGGCAGTATAGAAAATATAGACGTTATAGAGAAACAGGGAGGGATTGGAGAAATGGTTAACGCAGAAAATGTTGAAGATAAATGCAAGAGCACAAATTCTGATAATCTGGTGTCAAATATGATGACAGGTAAAAGTGTCAATGACCAAGAAATTAGAACTAGTCACTTAAATGAAGACAATATGTGTGAGTCAGAGCAGGGAACGCATGATCAGGTATCTCCTGCCAGTCACtatgaaaatacaaaacagtACACAAGTCTAAGTACCTCATCTACAGATACCTCTAAAAATTACCATTCCGAAAAAGAGGAATCCTTACCATATACAGAAGACAGAAAGGACTCTAGACCTGGTCAAAGTAAAAATGAGACACTGACCTCTGATGGCGACTGTTGTCCAGATGTGAATGAGACAAGTCACTTTCCTGACACAAAAGATGGTAACAGTGAAGCAGAGGAAAATACGGTAGTGGATGTGGATGTGGGTGAGACATGTCTAGACGTAGATCCAAACACTATGGAAGATACACCAAGTGTTGAAGACCAAGGTAACACAGACAATTGTGGGGATATTGTTTCTGATAAAGTGAAAGAACATGGTCATAATGACATTGCTAGTGAGAGTAGTGACCTTATAAGGACAGGTAGCACTATTAAGGCAGTGTCAGATCTCGAGATAGGTGAAAACCAAGAATCCATAGAAGAGAATTTGAAACATTCAGACTCCGCAGCATTTGATGAAGCTGATGAGCACAGTGAAACATTCCGTAAGGTGGGTGACAGTGAAACAGACTGTGGATTCACTGAACAGTCGCAAGAAATGAAAGATTCTGGATTTGTTTTTACAGACTTAAGCTCTTCAGAAGAAGAAAACTCTGAGAAGAAAGAGGAAGAGACTGAAGCCAAATTAGAAGAAAACTGTGATATTTCTAAGCAAACTGTCGATAAAAATGAAGAATTTGTGATTGACAATGAAGATTTTTGTGAGGATTCTGTTTCTCCTGGAAGAAAAGATGAACAGGACACTGAAAATGACAATACTAAACCAGAACCTCCTCCAGTTCTGTGTTCTGATGATGAGTTTGATGACTTTGCTGACTTTCATTCAGTATCTCAGTTCAGTGTACAGGACCAAAGTTTGACCAAGTCAGGGGATGATTCTGTTTCTAATCGTTCAACACCTAAGgttgatgaaaataaatcagTAGACAAAGACGATGAGGATGGTGCAGAATTTGATGATTTTGCAGATTTTCATAGCGGTAAACCTACAGAAAATGACGTGTCTGAATCATTACCACAAACAATTTCAAATAGCAATGAAAAGTCTAGTTCGGATTTTAACTCAGGAAATtgtaatgatgatgatgttgatgatgattttgataGTTTTGCGGATTTCAGTTCACATTTCACTTCTGAATCCAGTAAAAATAATTCAGGTACAAGTACAGTACTAACTGATGAGGTTAAGTCTGGATCAGACGGCTTTAATGCATTTTCATCAGCATCAGCTGCGGATGGTGATAATGAGGAAGAAGATGATTGGGCAACATTCCAAGCGCCACCCACACCAGACCAGGTTGGTGCAGGCAGTAACGATGACGACTTTGGGGAATTTGAGGACTTTGAACATGCTGTAAAACCTAAGGGATTCTCGACCAGTAGTAGTGCTGGGAACTTTGCTGCATTCAAAGAACCTGAGCCAGCAGTGACAAAG CCAGTGGTAAAGCAGACTTTCTGTGAAGTGATCACCTCTTGTTTCCCTGAATCTGTTGTGATGGACCAGGAAGGAACTGATAATACACCTCTCCTTCTGGACGACTGTTGTCACAGGGATGCTACTCCAGATGACAA ATCTGTGACTGGACCACAGATTTGGGGAAAGTTGAAGTCTCCCAATAGTACTATACAACTGTCCAAGCTGTGGTCGGAATCTCACAGCAACACCAAACTCTTCACTACACTACGCATCGATACCCGTAACATC TTGCTAGGTCATCGTAAGCCATCAGTTCCAATGTATGCTGCCAATCTGACCCTGCTGGAGCCTACCAAGGGCCCCACACCTCCGTCCGAGGGCAAACCAGACGCCAATAAACTGGTGGATACGTCAAAGGTTGACGACAAGCCAGCCAGTCAG
- the LOC117323432 gene encoding aftiphilin-like isoform X9, with translation MSNFIPMVSSSPPPLEDGGGGFNEWDDEDDEFGTFATATVGNDFQAFSDEQSSADQWNNIPDTPPKSDFGKFADFSNFSSDSKIECMQNGDMIPEVVNNNTQSNDSKEGSADNCIKPGGMKLPLKTANDFVNSENIQEIPAVHSNDSNDHLSKMHKSQSDNLDSISSVISAGDSGLCSTDISPVPQSDDNVGLEDKSEESDLDDFGDFHSDSSMGREVLKGSIENIDVIEKQGGIGEMVNAENVEDKCKSTNSDNLVSNMMTGKSVNDQEIRTSHLNEDNMCESEQGTHDQVSPASHYENTKQYTSLSTSSTDTSKNYHSEKEESLPYTEDRKDSRPGQSKNETLTSDGDCCPDVNETSHFPDTKDGNSEAEENTVVDVDVGETCLDVDPNTMEDTPSVEDQGNTDNCGDIVSDKVKEHGHNDIASESSDLIRTGSTIKAVSDLEIGENQESIEENLKHSDSAAFDEADEHSETFRKVGDSETDCGFTEQSQEMKDSGFVFTDLSSSEEENSEKKEEETEAKLEENCDISKQTVDKNEEFVIDNEDFCEDSVSPGRKDEQDTENDNTKPEPPPVLCSDDEFDDFADFHSVSQFSVQDQSLTKSGDDSVSNRSTPKVDENKSVDKDDEDGAEFDDFADFHSGKPTENDVSESLPQTISNSNEKSSSDFNSGNCNDDDVDDDFDSFADFSSHFTSESSKNNSGTSTVLTDEVKSGSDGFNAFSSASAADGDNEEEDDWATFQAPPTPDQVGAGSNDDDFGEFEDFEHAVKPKGFSTSSSAGNFAAFKEPEPAVTKPVVKQTFCEVITSCFPESVVMDQEGTDNTPLLLDDCCHRDATPDDKSVTGPQIWGKLKSPNSTIQLSKLWSESHSNTKLFTTLRIDTRNILLGHRKPSVPMYAANLTLLEPTKGPTPPSEGKPDANKLVDTSKVDDKPASQLSKKQKQWRRWEMNGTGYLTPS, from the exons ATGTCTAACTTTATCCCCATGGTATCATCTTCGCCCCCTCCTTTAGAAGATGGAGGAGGAGGGTTCAATGAATgggatgatgaagatgatgaatTTGGGACATTTGCAACTGCCACAGTTGGAAATGATTTCCAGGCCTTCTCTGATGAGCAGTCTTCAGCTGATCAGTGGAATAACATTCCAGACACACCTCCAAAAAGTGATTTTGGAAAATTTGCAGATTTCAGTAACTTTTCAAGCGACTCAAAGATAGAATGTATGCAAAATGGCGACATGATTCCGGAGGTAGTGAATAATAATACACAAAGTAATGATTCCAAAGAAGGTAGTGCAGATAATTGCATTAAACCAGGTGGTATGAAATTACCATTGAAAACAGCGAATGACTTTGTAAATAGTGAGAACATACAAGAAATTCCAGCAGTACACAGCAATGATAGTAATGATCATCTCTCAAAAATGCACAAAAGTCAGTCTGATAATTTAGACAGCATCAGTAGTGTAATATCTGCTGGGGACTCCGGTCTGTGTAGTACCGACATATCACCCGTCCCTCAGTCGGACGACAATGTAGGTCTGGAGGACAAGAGTGAGGAATCAGACCTAGATGACTTTGGAGATTTCCACTCAGATTCATCGATGGGCAGAGAAGTGTTGAAAGGCAGTATAGAAAATATAGACGTTATAGAGAAACAGGGAGGGATTGGAGAAATGGTTAACGCAGAAAATGTTGAAGATAAATGCAAGAGCACAAATTCTGATAATCTGGTGTCAAATATGATGACAGGTAAAAGTGTCAATGACCAAGAAATTAGAACTAGTCACTTAAATGAAGACAATATGTGTGAGTCAGAGCAGGGAACGCATGATCAGGTATCTCCTGCCAGTCACtatgaaaatacaaaacagtACACAAGTCTAAGTACCTCATCTACAGATACCTCTAAAAATTACCATTCCGAAAAAGAGGAATCCTTACCATATACAGAAGACAGAAAGGACTCTAGACCTGGTCAAAGTAAAAATGAGACACTGACCTCTGATGGCGACTGTTGTCCAGATGTGAATGAGACAAGTCACTTTCCTGACACAAAAGATGGTAACAGTGAAGCAGAGGAAAATACGGTAGTGGATGTGGATGTGGGTGAGACATGTCTAGACGTAGATCCAAACACTATGGAAGATACACCAAGTGTTGAAGACCAAGGTAACACAGACAATTGTGGGGATATTGTTTCTGATAAAGTGAAAGAACATGGTCATAATGACATTGCTAGTGAGAGTAGTGACCTTATAAGGACAGGTAGCACTATTAAGGCAGTGTCAGATCTCGAGATAGGTGAAAACCAAGAATCCATAGAAGAGAATTTGAAACATTCAGACTCCGCAGCATTTGATGAAGCTGATGAGCACAGTGAAACATTCCGTAAGGTGGGTGACAGTGAAACAGACTGTGGATTCACTGAACAGTCGCAAGAAATGAAAGATTCTGGATTTGTTTTTACAGACTTAAGCTCTTCAGAAGAAGAAAACTCTGAGAAGAAAGAGGAAGAGACTGAAGCCAAATTAGAAGAAAACTGTGATATTTCTAAGCAAACTGTCGATAAAAATGAAGAATTTGTGATTGACAATGAAGATTTTTGTGAGGATTCTGTTTCTCCTGGAAGAAAAGATGAACAGGACACTGAAAATGACAATACTAAACCAGAACCTCCTCCAGTTCTGTGTTCTGATGATGAGTTTGATGACTTTGCTGACTTTCATTCAGTATCTCAGTTCAGTGTACAGGACCAAAGTTTGACCAAGTCAGGGGATGATTCTGTTTCTAATCGTTCAACACCTAAGgttgatgaaaataaatcagTAGACAAAGACGATGAGGATGGTGCAGAATTTGATGATTTTGCAGATTTTCATAGCGGTAAACCTACAGAAAATGACGTGTCTGAATCATTACCACAAACAATTTCAAATAGCAATGAAAAGTCTAGTTCGGATTTTAACTCAGGAAATtgtaatgatgatgatgttgatgatgattttgataGTTTTGCGGATTTCAGTTCACATTTCACTTCTGAATCCAGTAAAAATAATTCAGGTACAAGTACAGTACTAACTGATGAGGTTAAGTCTGGATCAGACGGCTTTAATGCATTTTCATCAGCATCAGCTGCGGATGGTGATAATGAGGAAGAAGATGATTGGGCAACATTCCAAGCGCCACCCACACCAGACCAGGTTGGTGCAGGCAGTAACGATGACGACTTTGGGGAATTTGAGGACTTTGAACATGCTGTAAAACCTAAGGGATTCTCGACCAGTAGTAGTGCTGGGAACTTTGCTGCATTCAAAGAACCTGAGCCAGCAGTGACAAAG CCAGTGGTAAAGCAGACTTTCTGTGAAGTGATCACCTCTTGTTTCCCTGAATCTGTTGTGATGGACCAGGAAGGAACTGATAATACACCTCTCCTTCTGGACGACTGTTGTCACAGGGATGCTACTCCAGATGACAA ATCTGTGACTGGACCACAGATTTGGGGAAAGTTGAAGTCTCCCAATAGTACTATACAACTGTCCAAGCTGTGGTCGGAATCTCACAGCAACACCAAACTCTTCACTACACTACGCATCGATACCCGTAACATC TTGCTAGGTCATCGTAAGCCATCAGTTCCAATGTATGCTGCCAATCTGACCCTGCTGGAGCCTACCAAGGGCCCCACACCTCCGTCCGAGGGCAAACCAGACGCCAATAAACTGGTGGATACGTCAAAGGTTGACGACAAGCCAGCCAGTCAG